A portion of the Micromonospora vinacea genome contains these proteins:
- a CDS encoding SEC-C domain-containing protein, whose product MSELLTADRIEEIGSLGLKSPDPAALVAELVGAVDEGRVADPDDTGYALLVAVDILEQAGDLADALALATRAIAEQPDDNAYARAVRGGLLLRLGRSDEGMAELTALRPLLETDPAATYVIDELAESGRTDTALEWLTGALDAILERTRTQQHASEDAQDEAAAMIYGLAQQRHDLREEQGLPHDEYDNLADRLRAASTHALDALDDGPATLLFWPQAEFTALLLRWPALVDSYPATWDEHRTQLERALVEASGIGGADLGVVVGTVADLAAFAERTGGDPTSEETLDEYADSLDEAGVTAWPPGRNDTCWCGSGAKYKKCCLPRSRG is encoded by the coding sequence ATGTCCGAGTTGCTGACCGCCGACCGCATCGAAGAGATCGGCTCCCTGGGCCTCAAGAGCCCCGACCCGGCCGCGCTCGTCGCCGAACTGGTGGGCGCCGTCGACGAGGGGCGGGTCGCGGACCCCGACGACACCGGGTACGCCCTGCTGGTCGCCGTGGACATCCTGGAGCAGGCCGGCGACCTGGCCGACGCGCTCGCCCTGGCCACCCGCGCCATCGCCGAGCAGCCGGACGACAACGCGTACGCCCGCGCGGTGCGCGGCGGTCTGCTGCTGCGCCTCGGCCGCTCCGACGAGGGCATGGCCGAGCTGACCGCACTGCGTCCGCTGCTGGAGACCGACCCAGCGGCCACGTACGTGATCGACGAGCTGGCCGAGTCCGGCCGCACCGACACGGCGCTGGAGTGGCTCACCGGGGCACTGGACGCCATCCTGGAACGGACCCGGACCCAGCAGCACGCGTCCGAGGACGCCCAGGACGAGGCCGCCGCCATGATCTACGGCCTGGCCCAGCAGCGGCACGACCTGCGCGAAGAGCAGGGCCTCCCCCACGACGAATACGACAACCTCGCCGACCGGCTGCGCGCCGCGAGCACCCACGCGCTCGACGCCCTCGACGACGGCCCGGCGACGCTGCTGTTCTGGCCGCAGGCGGAGTTCACCGCCCTGCTGCTGCGCTGGCCCGCTCTCGTCGACAGCTACCCCGCCACCTGGGACGAGCACCGCACCCAGCTCGAACGCGCCCTCGTCGAGGCTTCCGGGATCGGCGGCGCCGACCTGGGGGTGGTCGTCGGCACGGTCGCCGACCTGGCGGCCTTCGCCGAACGCACCGGAGGTGACCCCACCAGCGAGGAAACCCTCGACGAGTACGCCGACAGCCTCGACGAGGCCGGCGTGACCGCCTGGCCGCCCGGCCGCAACGACACCTGCTGGTGCGGATCCGGCGCCAAGTACAAGAAGTGCTGCCTACCCCGCTCGCGCGGCTGA